The DNA sequence GCGGCCGGTGGACGCCTTGCGCTGCGAAACGGAAAAGGTGCCGAAGCCCACGAGCCGCACTTCGTCGCCCTTCTTGAGTGCAGACGAAATGGAATCGAATACGCCTTCGACGGCCTTGCTGGCGTCGCTTTTGCTAAGACCGCTGCTTTCGGCAACAGCGCTGATCAAATCCTGCTTGTTCATACCTTGGGAACCCCCTTCTAACTGTGTGAATAGCTAAGGAATCGCGGCGTCGGCGGCGCAATAAGGCCCAGCTTTGATCGGCTGTCAAAGGGAAAGCGACAAAGCCACCATCTCCAGTGAGATTTTCAACCATAGGTTTAAATCTCACTGAAAGTGGCGGCTAATTACCGTTGTGCTTGCAATCAGTGGCGAAGCGTCGCGTCGCCATCCCGCCCCGCAGCCGGACTCGGCTGTGCGGCCAGGTCATCTTCTTCTGTCCAGGCGATCGCTTCAGGCACTGAAATCAACGCGCGGGCAAGCACTTCATCCACATGGGAAACGGGTACGATT is a window from the Sphingobium sp. Cam5-1 genome containing:
- a CDS encoding HU family DNA-binding protein, whose product is MNKQDLISAVAESSGLSKSDASKAVEGVFDSISSALKKGDEVRLVGFGTFSVSQRKASTGRNPRTGETMTIKASAQPKFKAGKGLKDSVN